In the genome of Lysobacter sp. 5GHs7-4, the window CGCTGGACGCACGCGCCGAACGCGCGCCCGACGGCGGCGCGCAGGCGCGCGATCCGGCCTACGTGATCTTCACCTCCGGCTCCACCGGCAAGCCCAAGGGCGTGGAGATCCAGCAGCGCTCGGCGGTCAATCTGCTGCGCTCGGTCGCGCGCGAGCCGGGCCTGGCGCGCGGCCAGGTGCTGTGCGCGATCAGCACGCTGTCGTTCGACATCGCCCTGTTCGAATTGGTGCTGCCGCTGACCGTGGGCGCCACCATCCTACTGGTCGACCGCGACACCGCGCGCGACGGCCTGCGCCTGCGCCGCCTGGTCGACGACACCGCGATCGACGTGATGCAGGCCACGCCCGCGACCTGGCGCATGCTGCTGGAGCTGGGCTGGAGCGGCAAGGCCGGCATCAAGATCATCTCCACGGGCGAAGCGCTGCCGCGCGAGCTCGCCGACCGCCTGCTGCCGTGCGCGAACGAGCTGTGGAATCTCTACGGTCCCACCGAGACCACGGTGTATTCGGCGCTGTGCCGGGTGCATGCCGGCAGCGGCCCGATCCTGGTCGGCAAGCCCGTCGACAACACCCAGATCCACATCGTCGACCGCCACATGAACCTGCTGCCGGCCGGCGTGCCGGGCGAGCTGCTGATCGGCGGCGACGGACTGGCCAGCGGCTACCGCGGCCGCCCGGACCTGACCGCGGAGAAGTTCATCGCCGATCCCTTCGGCGCGCCCGGCGGCCGTCTCTACCGCAGCGGCGATCTCGCGCTGTGGCGCCGCGACGGCACCATCGAGGTGATCGGCCGCATCGACCACCAGATCAAGCTGCGCGGTTTCCGCATCGAGCTGGGCGAAATCGAATCGGTGCTCGCGCAATTCCCCGACGTGACGCAGGCGGTGGTGCATTGCCGCGAGGACCGGCCCGGCGACAAGCGCCTGGTCGCCTATGTCACCGCCAACGGGCAGGCGCCGGCCACGGCCGCGCTGCGCGATCATCTCAAGGCGGCGCTGCCCGACTACATGGTGCCCAGCGCGTTCGTGGTGCTGGAACGCTTCCCGCTCACGCCCAACGGCAAGGTCGACCGGCGCGCGCTGCCGGCGCCGGAAGCCGTCGCCGGCGGCGACGACGAGGCCTACGACGCGCCGGTCACGCCGGAAGAGCAGTCCCTGGCGGCGATCTGGCAGCAGCTGCTGGGTGCGCCGCGCATCGGCCGCGGCGACAACTTCTTCGACCTCGGCGGCCATTCGCTGCTGGCCACGCGCCTGCTGGCGCGCATCGAGCAGCAGTACGGCGTGGAACTGCCGCTGCGTGTGCTGTTCGAGGACGCGACCCTGGAGCGTCTGGCCGCGCGCGTCGCCGACGCCTGCAACGACCTGGCGCCGGACGATCTGGAAAGTCTGCTGGCGAGCCTGGAACACCTCAGCGATGAGGAAGCCAGCGCGCGCCTGGCCGCAACGCTGCCGGGGGGCGGCCATGGCTGAACTCAATCAACGTCTGGCCGGCTTGTCGCCGGAGAAACGCGCGTTGCTGCTGCAACAGCTGGCCAAGCAGTCGCCGGCCGCGCCGCGCAGCGAGATCGGCCGGCGCGCGCGCCCGGCGCGGATTCCGCTGTCGTACGCGCAGCAGCGCTTGTGGATACTCGATCAGCTCGATCCGGGATCGGCGGCGTACAACGTGCCGACCACGATGTGGCTGCAGGGGCCGCTGGACGAGGCCGCGTTCGCGCGCGCGCTGGACGAAATCCAGCGTCGCCACGAAGTGCTGCGCACCACCATCGCCAGCGACGAGCAGGGCCCGCAACAAGTGGTGCAGCCGCCGTCGCCGGTGCCGATCGATCGCCAGGACGTGCGTGCGCTGCCGGCATCGGAACGCGAGGCGGCGGCGTTCGCGCATGCGCGCGCCGAGGCCGCGCGCGCGTTCGATCTGGCGCGCGGTCCCTTGCTGCGCGCGCTGCTGGTGCGGGTGGACGACGACCGCCATCTGTTCACCCTCAACGCCCACCACATCGCCGTCGACGGCTGGTCGCTGGGGCTGTTGAATCAGGAATTGCGCCAACTCTACGGCGCCTACCACGCCGGCCAGCCCTCGCCGCTGGCGGAACTGCCGGTGCAATACGTCGATTACGCGCTGTGGCAGCGCGAGCTGATGGAAGGCCCGACCCTGCAGGCGCAGCTGGCGTACTGGCGGCAACGCCTGGCCGGCCCGCTGCCGGTGCTGGAGCTGCCGGGCGACCGCCCGCGCCCGCCGGTGCAGAGCTACGGCGGCGACGTGCTGCGCAGCACCTTGGCGCCATCGACCTGGGAAGGCATCAAGCGGCTGAGCCGGCAGGAAGGCGCGACGCCGTTCATGGCCGTGCTGGCGGCGTACCAGACGCTGCTGATGCGTTACTCCGGCCAGCACGATCTGGTGGTCGGCGTGGGCGTGGCCAACCGCCGCCGCGAGGAACTCGAATCGCTGGCCGGCTTCTTCGTCAACACCCTGGCCCTGCGCAACGACCTGTCCGGCAATCCGCGTTTCCGCGAGCTGCTGGCGCAGGTCAAGGACAGCACCCTGGGCGCGTACTCGCATCAGGATCTGCCGGCCGAACGCCTGATCGAAGACCTGCAGCCGGAACGTTCGCTGAGCCATGCGCCGCTGTTCCAGGCGATGCTGTTCTTCCAGAACTTCCCCAACGACGAAGTCGACCTGGCCGGCCTGACCCTGGCGCCGGTGGACTTCGACCAGATCAATCCGGGTACCGCGCGTTCGGATCTGGCGTTGTTCGCCAGCGAGCAGGACGGCAGCCTGGCGCTGTTCCTCGAATACGCCAGCGACCTGTTCGACGCGGCCACCGTCGAGGCCTTCTCCGCGCACTTCCAGCAACTGCTGGCGTCGATCGCGCAGGATCCGGATGCGCGATTGGGCGAGCTGGACATCCTCGATCCGGCGCAGCGTCAACGCTTGATCGCGGAATGGAACGCCACCGATCTGGATGTGCCGCTCAACCTGCCGCTGCATCGTCTGTTCGAGCAGCAGGCGCAGCGCCGGCCCGATGCGATCGCGGTCGAGTGCGGCCCGCAACGTCTCAGTTACGCCGAACTCGATGCCCAGGCCGACGCGCTCGCGCGTGCGCTGGCCGCGCGCGGCGCCGGACCGGGCGATCTGGTCGGCCTGTTCGTCGAACGTTCGCCGCGCATGCTGGTCGGCCTGCTCGGCATCCTCAAGGCCGGCGCCGCCTATGTGCCGATGGATCCCAGCTATCCGGCCGAACGCCTGGGCTACATGCTCGAAGACGCGCGCGCGCGCTGGATCGTGAGCGAGCGCGGTCTGCAGTCGCAGCTGCCGGCCAGCGATTGCGAGCTGCTGTGGCTGGACGAGCTGGACGCCGCGCCCGGCACGCGCGTCGACAGCGGCGTCGGCCCGGAAGACCTGGCCTACGTGATCTTCACTTCCGGCTCTACCGGCCGGCCCAAGGGCGTGCAGATTCCGCACCGCGCGGTGGTCAATTTCCTCGCCGCGGTCGCGCGCGAACCGGGCCTGAGCGAACGCGACACGATGTGCGCGGTCACCACGCTGTCGTTCGACATCGCCGTGCTGGAACTGCTGCTGCCGCTGCAGGTCGGCGCGCGCATCGTGCTGGCCGACCGCGCCACCGCCGCCGACGGCGCCGCGCTGGCGCGCCTGCTGGACCACAGCGGCGCCACGGTGATGCAGGCCACGCCCGCGACCTGGCGCATGCTGCTGGACGCCGGCTGGGCCGGCCGTGCGCAGCTGCGCATGCTGTGCGGCGGCGAAGCGCTGGCGCGCGAACTGGCGACGCGCCTGCTGCCCTGCGGTGCGGAGCTGTGGAATCTCTACGGTCCCACCGAAACCACGGTGTGGTCGGCGGTCGAGCGCGTCGGCGCCGGCGATGCCGCGATCACCATCGGCCGGCCGCTGGCCAACACGCAGCTGCACATCGTCGACGCACGCGGCCAGCTGGTGCCGGTCGGCGTGCCCGGCGAGCTGCTGATCGGCGGCTTGGGTGTGGCGCGCGGCTATCTGGCGCGGCCGGACCTCACCGCCGAAAAATTCGTGCCCGACCGTTACGGCCCGAACCGCGGCGCGCGCCTGTACCGCACCGGCGATCTGGCGCGGCGCCTGCGCGACGGCCGCATCGAGGTGCTCGGCCGCATCGATCATCAGGTCAAGCTGCGCGGCTTCCGCATCGAGCTGGGCGAAATCGAATCCGTGCTGGCCGATCATCCGCAGGTGCGGCAGGCGGTGGTGATCTGCCGCGAGGACCGGCCCGGCGACAAGCGCCTGGTCGCCTACACCCTCGGCGAGGCCGATGCCGCGCAGCTGCGCGCGCACGCGCGCCAGCGCCTGCCCGAATACATGCTGCCTTCGGCCTATGTGAGCCTGGCGCAGTACCCGCTGACGCCCAACGGCAAGGTCGACCGCAAGGCGCTGCCGGCGCCGGACGCCGACGCGCTGGAGGCGCGCGCCTACGTCGCGCCGCGCAACGGCGAGGAAGAAACGCTGGCGCGCTTGTGGGCCGAAGTGCTGGGGCTGGAGCGGGTCGGCATCCACGACGACTTCTTCGACCTGGGCGGCCACTCGCTGCTGGCCACGCAGTTGATCACGCGCGCGCAGAAGGCCTTCGGCGGCGAGATCGCGCTGCGCACCTTGTTCGAGGCGCCGACCGTGGCCGGCTTCGCCGAACTGTTGCTGCGCCAGCGCATGGACGGCGTCGACGCCGACGCGCTGGCCGGCATGCTCGACCAACTCGAAGGTCTGTCCGACGAGGACATCCAATTGTTGCTGGCCGGCGAGGGCGCCGAATCGTGAGCCAGCGTCGCATCCAGGGAAGGGAGTGCGCATGAGCGCAGCCGACGACAACGCGCCCGGCGCCATGGCCGAGCGCCTGGCCCGGCTGACGCCGCAGCAGCGCGAACTGCTGCGCCGACGCCTGTCCGCGCGCGAGGCCGACAACGCCGACGCGCAGGACAACGCCATCCAACGCCGCAGCCGGCCCGGCGAATCGCTGCCGCTGTCGGCCGCGCAGCAGCGCATGTGGTTCTTCGAGCGCCTGCAGCCCGGCAGCGGCGCCTACCACGTCTACGGCCACCACACCCTGCGCGGCGAGCTCGATCCGGTCGCGTTGGAACAGGCGCTGGCCGACGTGATCCAGCGCCACGACGCGTTGCGTACCTCGTTCGCCGAGGTCGCCGGCGAGCCGCGCCAGACGGTCGCCGAACAGGTCGAAGTGCGTCTGCCGCTGATCGATCTGCGCGGCCTGGACCTGATCGAACGCGAGGCGCAGGCGCGCCGCACCACCAGCGAGGAAACCGAGCGGCCGTTCGATCTGGCGCGCGCGCCCTTGCTGCGCGCGACGCTGCTGCGCCTGGACGACCAGGAGCATCTGCTGCTGGTGGTGATGCACCACATCGTCACCGACGCCTGGTCCTGCGGTGTGCTGTTCGACGAACTCGCGCGCTGTTACGAAGCGCGCCTGGACGGGCAGGTGCCGGCGCTGCCGGCGCTGGCGCTGCAGTTCGGCGACGCGGTGCTGTGGCAGCGCGAGCCGGCGCAGGAGCAGCAGATCGCCGACCAGCTGGCGTATTGGCGCCAGACCCTGGACGGCGCCAGCGGCATACTCGAACTGCCCACCGACCGGCCGCGCCGGCCGGTGCCGACCGGCCGCGGCGCGCGCCACCACCTGCGTATTCCGCTCAGCGTCGCCGCCGGCCTGGCCGATCTGGCGCGGCGCGAACACGCGACCTTGTTCATGGCCTTGCTGGCCGCGTTCCAGACCCTGCTCGGCCGCCACGCCGGCCAGGACGATGTGGTCGTGGGCTCGCCGGTCGCCAACCGCGGCATCGACGGCGTCGCGCCGATGATCGGTCTGTTCGTCAACACGCTGGCCCTGCGCGGCGATCTGTCCGGCGATCCGAGTTTTCGCGCGCTGCTCGCACGCACGCGCGCGCACTGCCTGGACGCGTTCGAGCACGGCCAGGCGCCGCTGGAGCGCGTGATCGACCAGCTCACGCTGGAACGCGTGCCCGGCCGCACGCCGCTGTTCCAAAGTTTGTTCGTGCTGCAGAACGCGGGCACCGCGCCGCTGGCGCTGCGCGGTCTGAGCAGCGAATGGCGCGAGCCGGACGTGCACACCGCGCGCTTCGAACTCACCTTGTCGCTGGGCGCCTCCGAGGCCGGCCTGGACGGCGTGCTCGACTACGACAGCGATCTCTACGACGCGGCCACCATCGCGCGCCTGGCCGACCAGTACGGCGTGCTGCTGCACCGCGTGCTGGCCGACCCCGACCTGCCGCTGTCGCGCGTGTCGCTGCTGGACCAGGACGCGCGCCACGAAGTGCTGGCGCTGGGCGACGGCGGTCCCGCGCCGCTGCCGCCGGCGCCGACGCTGTACGCGCTGTTCGAACGCCAGGTCCAGCGCAGTCCCGACGCGATCGCGATCGTCGAACCGGGCCGCGAGTTGAGCTACCGCGAGCTGCACCAGCGCGCCAACGGCATCGCCCGGCGCCTGCGCGCGCTCGGCACCGGTGCCGAGACGCGGGTGGCGGTGCTGGCCGACCGGTCCGCCGAGGCGCTGATCGGCGTGCTCGGCGTGCTCGCCGCCGGCGGCGCCTACGTGCCGATCGATCCGGCGCATCCGGACGAACGCATCGCCTTTTTGCTCGCCGACGCCGGCGCGCTGGCGCTGGTCGCGCCTGCCGCGCTGGTCGCGCGCGCCGACGCGATCGGCGTGGACCTGCCCTGCGTGATCACCGACTCGGTGCCGCCGTCGGAGCAGGCGCCGGCCGAGGTGGCGGGCGCCGACAACGCCGCCTACGTGATCTACACCTCCGGCTCCACCGGCGCGCCCAAGGGCGTGGTGGTCGAGCATCGCGGCGCGGTGAACCTCAGCCTGGGCTTCATGGCGCGCCACGACTTCGTCGCCCAGCGCCTGCTGATGATCCCGCCGCTGGTGTTCGACGCGTCTGTGGGCGACATCTTCCCGGCGCTGGCCAGCGGTTCGGCGCTGGTGCTGCATCCGGCGCCGGCCGAACTGGGGCCGTACGAGCTGGAGAGTTTCTGCCGCGATTACGGCGTGACCGCGATCGACGCGCCGGCCGCGCTGTGGCGGCGTTGGAGCGAGGGCTGGTTCGCCGCCCCGCGCACGCGGCCGCTGCTGCCGGCGCTGCGGCTGATGATGATCGGCGGCGAGAGCGTGCCGCTGGAGCAGGTGCGCCGCTACGCCGGCGTCAGCGGCGGCCGCGTCGCGCTGTGCAATCACTACGGCCCCACCGAGGCCTCGGTGTGCGCGACCATGCTGTCGACCCGCGACGGCGGCGAATACGCCGGCAGCGAGCTGCCGATCGGTACGCCGCTGCCGGGCGTGCGCGTGTACGTGCTGGACGCCGAACTGAACCTGCTGCCGCGCGGCGTGGTCGGCGAGCTGTGCATCGGCGGCGCCGGCATCGCGCGCGGTTACCTGGGCCAGCCGGCGCTGACGCAGGCCGCGTTCCTGCCCGATCCGCACGCCGACGCGCCCGGCGCGCGCCTGTACCGCACTGGCGATCTGGCGCGCTGGAACACCGACGGCAGCCTGCAGTTCCTCGGCCGCCGCGACCACCAGGTCAAGCTGCGCGGCGTGCGCATCGAGCTGGGCGAGATCGAAACCGCGCTGGCCGCGCACCCGCAGGTGCAGGCCGCGGCCGCGGCGCTGCGCGAGGACCGGCCCGGCGACAAGCGCCTGGTCGCCTATGTGGTCGCCGACGCGGCGCTGGAGCTGGCCACGCTGCGCGAATTCCTCGCCCAGCGCTTGCCCGAGGCGCTGCTGCCGTCCTTGTTCGTGCCCTTGCCGGCGCTGCCGCTGAACCGCAACGGCAAGGTCGATCGGCATGCGCTGCCGGTGCCGCCGACGGCGATCGCGCAGGCGCGCCGCATCCGCGCCGCGCAGGGCGAGACCGAACGGGGCGTGCTGGCGGTCTGGCGCGAGGTGCTGGGCCGCGAGGACATCGGCGCGGACGAGGATTTCTTCGCGCTGGGCGGCGATTCGCTGTCGACCCTGCCGCTGGTGTTCAAGCTGCACGCCGCGTTCGGCGTCGAGCTGCCGCTGGCGGCGGTGTTCGCCAGCCCCACCGTGGCCGGCCTGGCGCGCGTGATCGAAGCCCAGCGCGCCGGCGAGACCGGCGCACGCACCGATCTGCGCGCGCGCGTGGTGCTGCCGGCGGACGTCGATCCGCGCGGTGCCTTGCCGGCGGCCGCGCGCTCGCAGCCGGCCTGCGCCCTGGTCACCGGCGCCACCGGCTTCCTTGGCGCCTACCTGGTGCGCGAGCTGCTGGACACCACCGCGGCCGAGCTGCTGTGCCTGGTGCGTGCGGACACGCCGGCCGAAGGCCTGCGCCGCATCCGCGCCAACCTGGACAGCTACGCGCTGTGGCGCACGGGCGACGAACGCCGGCTGCTGCCGGTGTGCGGCGATCTGGCCGCACCGCGCCTGGGTCTGGACGAGGCCGCGTTCGATGCGCTGGCCCAGCGCGCCGAGCTGATCTTCCACAACGGCGGACAGGTCAACTTCCTCGCGCCTTACGAGCACCTGGAAGCGGCCAACGTCGGCGGCACCGTCGAAGTGCTGCGCCTGGCCACGCGTCACCGCATCAAGCCGGTGCATCTGGTGTCCACGTTGGGCGTCTATCTCACCGAGCAGAACCTCGAGCGCACGGTGCGCGAGTCCGACCCGCCGCCGGACGCCGAGGGCCAGTCGGGCGGCTACAACCAGAGCAAGTGGGTCGGCGAACAGCTGGCGCTGGCCGCGCGCGAGCGCGGACTGCCGGTGGCGATCTACCGTCCGGCGCGCATCACCGGCGACAGCCGTCTGGGCACCAGCAACCTGGGCGATTACTTCAACGCCTGGATCAAGGGCTGCGTGCAGCTGGGCTACGCGCCGCACCTGCCCGACGAGTCCTTCGACATGGCGCCGGTGGATTACGTCGGGCGCGCGATCGTGCGTCTGGCGCTGGGCGCGGGCGAGGCCAACGGCCAGTACCACTTCTTCAACGCACGCCGCCTGCCCATCGTCGAGGCGGTGGCGACCATGCGCGACGCCGGGCTGGCGGTGGAGGAGATCGACTACGCGTCCTGGCGCCGCGCGTTGCTCGCCGACGCCGCGGTCTCGCGCGAGAACGCGCTGGCGCCGTTCGCCGGCCTGTTCCCCGAGCATCCGGACCCGCGCGAGCCGCGCTTCGACTGCAGCGCCACCACCGATGCGGTGGCGGCGCTGGGTCTGGTGTGTCCACCGGCCGATCGCGTGCTGTTCGCGACCTACCTGGATTTCCTGCGCAGCCGCGGCGCGCTGCCGTTGGCGGTCGAGGAGGAAGCGTGAACCGCTACGCCGGCCTGCGCGATTTCCTGCTGATCTGGGTCGGCCAGCTGGTGTCGGGCGTGGGCTCGCGCCTGACTTCGTTCGCGCTGGGCATCTGGGTGTACCAGAGCACCGGTTCGACCACGCAGTTCGCGCTGATCTTCGTCGCGATGGCGGTGCCGGCCTTGCTGATCTCGCCGATCGCCGGCGCCCTGGTCGACCGCTGGGACCGGCGCCGCACCATGATCGTCTGCGACGCCGCTTCGGCACTGACCATGTTCGCGCTGGCGGCGCTGTACGCGACCGACACGCTGGCGCTGTGGCACGTCTACGCCGGCGTCGGCATCTCGGCGATCGCCAACGCTTTCCTGCAGCCGGCCTACGCCGCCAGCATTCCCTTGCTGGCCAGCCAGGAACAGCTCA includes:
- a CDS encoding non-ribosomal peptide synthetase, translated to MAELNQRLAGLSPEKRALLLQQLAKQSPAAPRSEIGRRARPARIPLSYAQQRLWILDQLDPGSAAYNVPTTMWLQGPLDEAAFARALDEIQRRHEVLRTTIASDEQGPQQVVQPPSPVPIDRQDVRALPASEREAAAFAHARAEAARAFDLARGPLLRALLVRVDDDRHLFTLNAHHIAVDGWSLGLLNQELRQLYGAYHAGQPSPLAELPVQYVDYALWQRELMEGPTLQAQLAYWRQRLAGPLPVLELPGDRPRPPVQSYGGDVLRSTLAPSTWEGIKRLSRQEGATPFMAVLAAYQTLLMRYSGQHDLVVGVGVANRRREELESLAGFFVNTLALRNDLSGNPRFRELLAQVKDSTLGAYSHQDLPAERLIEDLQPERSLSHAPLFQAMLFFQNFPNDEVDLAGLTLAPVDFDQINPGTARSDLALFASEQDGSLALFLEYASDLFDAATVEAFSAHFQQLLASIAQDPDARLGELDILDPAQRQRLIAEWNATDLDVPLNLPLHRLFEQQAQRRPDAIAVECGPQRLSYAELDAQADALARALAARGAGPGDLVGLFVERSPRMLVGLLGILKAGAAYVPMDPSYPAERLGYMLEDARARWIVSERGLQSQLPASDCELLWLDELDAAPGTRVDSGVGPEDLAYVIFTSGSTGRPKGVQIPHRAVVNFLAAVAREPGLSERDTMCAVTTLSFDIAVLELLLPLQVGARIVLADRATAADGAALARLLDHSGATVMQATPATWRMLLDAGWAGRAQLRMLCGGEALARELATRLLPCGAELWNLYGPTETTVWSAVERVGAGDAAITIGRPLANTQLHIVDARGQLVPVGVPGELLIGGLGVARGYLARPDLTAEKFVPDRYGPNRGARLYRTGDLARRLRDGRIEVLGRIDHQVKLRGFRIELGEIESVLADHPQVRQAVVICREDRPGDKRLVAYTLGEADAAQLRAHARQRLPEYMLPSAYVSLAQYPLTPNGKVDRKALPAPDADALEARAYVAPRNGEEETLARLWAEVLGLERVGIHDDFFDLGGHSLLATQLITRAQKAFGGEIALRTLFEAPTVAGFAELLLRQRMDGVDADALAGMLDQLEGLSDEDIQLLLAGEGAES
- a CDS encoding non-ribosomal peptide synthetase yields the protein MSAADDNAPGAMAERLARLTPQQRELLRRRLSAREADNADAQDNAIQRRSRPGESLPLSAAQQRMWFFERLQPGSGAYHVYGHHTLRGELDPVALEQALADVIQRHDALRTSFAEVAGEPRQTVAEQVEVRLPLIDLRGLDLIEREAQARRTTSEETERPFDLARAPLLRATLLRLDDQEHLLLVVMHHIVTDAWSCGVLFDELARCYEARLDGQVPALPALALQFGDAVLWQREPAQEQQIADQLAYWRQTLDGASGILELPTDRPRRPVPTGRGARHHLRIPLSVAAGLADLARREHATLFMALLAAFQTLLGRHAGQDDVVVGSPVANRGIDGVAPMIGLFVNTLALRGDLSGDPSFRALLARTRAHCLDAFEHGQAPLERVIDQLTLERVPGRTPLFQSLFVLQNAGTAPLALRGLSSEWREPDVHTARFELTLSLGASEAGLDGVLDYDSDLYDAATIARLADQYGVLLHRVLADPDLPLSRVSLLDQDARHEVLALGDGGPAPLPPAPTLYALFERQVQRSPDAIAIVEPGRELSYRELHQRANGIARRLRALGTGAETRVAVLADRSAEALIGVLGVLAAGGAYVPIDPAHPDERIAFLLADAGALALVAPAALVARADAIGVDLPCVITDSVPPSEQAPAEVAGADNAAYVIYTSGSTGAPKGVVVEHRGAVNLSLGFMARHDFVAQRLLMIPPLVFDASVGDIFPALASGSALVLHPAPAELGPYELESFCRDYGVTAIDAPAALWRRWSEGWFAAPRTRPLLPALRLMMIGGESVPLEQVRRYAGVSGGRVALCNHYGPTEASVCATMLSTRDGGEYAGSELPIGTPLPGVRVYVLDAELNLLPRGVVGELCIGGAGIARGYLGQPALTQAAFLPDPHADAPGARLYRTGDLARWNTDGSLQFLGRRDHQVKLRGVRIELGEIETALAAHPQVQAAAAALREDRPGDKRLVAYVVADAALELATLREFLAQRLPEALLPSLFVPLPALPLNRNGKVDRHALPVPPTAIAQARRIRAAQGETERGVLAVWREVLGREDIGADEDFFALGGDSLSTLPLVFKLHAAFGVELPLAAVFASPTVAGLARVIEAQRAGETGARTDLRARVVLPADVDPRGALPAAARSQPACALVTGATGFLGAYLVRELLDTTAAELLCLVRADTPAEGLRRIRANLDSYALWRTGDERRLLPVCGDLAAPRLGLDEAAFDALAQRAELIFHNGGQVNFLAPYEHLEAANVGGTVEVLRLATRHRIKPVHLVSTLGVYLTEQNLERTVRESDPPPDAEGQSGGYNQSKWVGEQLALAARERGLPVAIYRPARITGDSRLGTSNLGDYFNAWIKGCVQLGYAPHLPDESFDMAPVDYVGRAIVRLALGAGEANGQYHFFNARRLPIVEAVATMRDAGLAVEEIDYASWRRALLADAAVSRENALAPFAGLFPEHPDPREPRFDCSATTDAVAALGLVCPPADRVLFATYLDFLRSRGALPLAVEEEA